A genomic stretch from Triplophysa dalaica isolate WHDGS20190420 chromosome 4, ASM1584641v1, whole genome shotgun sequence includes:
- the LOC130419349 gene encoding uncharacterized protein LOC130419349 produces MSETPVINDASTDRNPSAPTSASHCSSSGSDSVADSPASSRGRQLRRSAPRKAKIRGDTPSLVPERRPPPSPASSYTSTHNTIPAIHKWTVQGLRLALSNADIEFHRRMTKAELYCLYASSLADTAPPKSAPQRSTDKPGTARGSPYSRPGQSTNAARRGRPPATRHSRPSASAGTATDLPDASNRPVEVFQQLVPLAVGQLQPPANTTPAVNTAGRPRNVGSPALGAPVLSHPFPAPGSWPTAPPSTTSARLPQLAMQVPVISHFTAPLEAAASASMAPLAAQAAAIPSLLSLRQSRSGFTLATATAMPVPINAPALEPPPVPGNIRSQILAGADTDLYLLLSPLSPPSNERQITYGDLSLTLKNQSPNHTRTLSFPEFIVAFSRYTDVICTAFPHRRRELGDYLAIVAELALSYGGAHFYTYHRLFSAKCAIRIAQWNQCPYWGALDTELHNRVFLGVRNITCAVCRSVAHTTLDCPLVTPSLPPRSASPPQSTCSVPRLPTRPFHQTQGQPGNLEACRNFNAGRCVRQRCRFLHVCSFCSGAHARIVCPLSQTQNKKLKNYLSTPVNISCLSSELSLHPDFQFTDYLLTGLSNGFNPGVVSLPSHSLICPNLQSALAEPESVDFLIKKEIDANFIIGPFDAPPFPAFRISPIGIATRKFSGKKRLIFDLSSPHGSTFPSINSLIPIEEFSLHYHNIDQAITLIKHAGRGAWLAKVDITSAFKVMPIHPDFWHLFGIRWRNKFYFSVRLTFGCRSSPKIFDMLSEAICWILSNNYAIPYLIHLLDDFLIISSPDSFPAAHLAKVQQVFKNLGVPLAPDKTSGPSTSIEFLGIKLDSLKFQASLPKEKIDRTILIASSLLSNPRCSKRELLSVLGHLNFAMRIIPQGRPFVSHLLSLASSAHALEDSLSISSSCLDELSLWIKFLRQWNGLSFFYSDMASSPVDIRLFTDAAPSVGFGGFYQGRWFASTWPPQVLEIPYALASSALFELYPLVVAASLWGKEWSASSIIVHCDNEATVHCINKGRSHSPAIMPFLRRLIWISACDQFILTAKHIPGSKNQIADALSRFAFQKFRLLAPEADPLPTPVPPYSELIFQLTTP; encoded by the coding sequence ATGTCCGAGACCCCCGTCATTAACGACGCATCCACAGACCGCAATCCTTCAGCGCCAACGAGCGCGTCCCATTGTTCCAGCTCAGGGTCGGATTCGGTAGCTGATTCCCCGGCTTCATCACGTGGCCGCCAGCTTCGACGTTCCGCACCTCGCAAGGCCAAAATCAGAGGGGACACTCCATCACTTGTGCCAGAGAGACGTCCGCCGCCTTCACCGGCTTCTTCTTACACCTCCACGCACAACACGATCCCCGCCATCCATAAATGGACTGTCCAGGGCCTACGATTGGCTCTATCCAACGCGGACATCGAGTTCCATAGGCGGATGACCAAGGCGGAGCTTTACTGCCTCTACGCTTCTTCCCTGGCCGACACCGCCCCACCAAAGTCAGCTCCGCAAAGGAGCACTGACAAGCCGGGCACGGCTCGTGGTTCCCCCTATTCCCGGCCCGGGCAATCCACCAATGCGGCCCGTCGTGGCCGTCCGCCGGCAACCCGGCACAGCAGGCCCTCCGCGAGCGCAGGTACCGCCACGGATCTCCCGGACGCCTCAAACCGTCCGGTCGAAGTTTTCCAGCAACTAGTCCCTCTCGCAGTAGGCCAGCTCCAACCTCCAGCCAACACCACGCCAGCAGTAAACACTGCGGGCCGCCCAAGAAACGTCGGCTCACCAGCACTCGGAGCTCCAGTGCTATCCCACCCATTCCCTGCCCCTGGCTCTTGGCCCACGGCACCCCCATCGACCACTAGCGCGAGGCTGCCTCAGCTAGCGATGCAGGTGCCGGTCATCAGCCATTTCACCGCCCCCTTAGAAGCCGCCGCTAGCGCGAGCATGGCTCCGCTAGCCGCTCAGGCGGCTGCAATCCCCTCCCTTTTATCTCTCCGGCAGAGCAGATCAGGCTTCACATTGGCCACAGCGACAGCAATGCCAGTGCCAATCAACGCACCAGCGTTGGAACCGCCCCCCGTCCCAGGCAACATCAGGTCACAGATCTTGGCAGGTGCGGACACAGATCTTTATTTACTCCTCTCACCTTTATCACCTCCGTCAAACGAGCGACAGATCACTTACGGCGATCTGTCGCTCACGCTTAAAAATCAGTCACCCAACCACACCCGCACGCTTTCTTTCCCCGAATTCATCGTTGCTTTTTCCCGCTACACTGACGTGATCTGCACTGCGTTCCCTCATAGGAGACGCGAGCTGGGCGATTATCTCGCTATCGTGGCAGAGCTCGCTCTCTCCTATGGGGGCGCGCATTTTTACACGTATCACAGACTTTTCTCCGCCAAATGTGCAATTCGTATAgctcagtggaaccagtgcCCCTACTGGGGAGCATTGGACACTGAGCTGCATAACAGGGTTTTTCTGGGCGTCCGCAATATTACATGCGCGGTGTGTCGCTCAGTTGCGCATACCACATTAGATTGTCCCCTAGTCACTCCCTCTCTTCCCCCACGCTCAGCTTCGCCTCCCCAGTCTACCTGCTCTGTTCCGCGCCTGCCAACCCGCCCATTTCACCAAACCCAAGGGCAACCTGGCAATTTGGAGGCTTGTAGGAATTTCAACGCCGGAAGATGCGTCAGGCAGCGTTGTCGCTTCCTGCATGTGTGCTCATTTTGTAGCGGAGCACACGCACGAATCGTGTGCCCATTGTCTCAAACGcagaataaaaaactaaaaaattaccTTTCGACTCCCGtgaacatttcttgtttgtcttCAGAATTGTCCTTGCACCCCGACTTTCAATTCACTGACTATCTTCTGACCGGTCTCTCGAACGGTTTCAACCCCGGCGTCGTCAGTCTTCCGTCACACAGCTTAATATGCCCCAACCTCCAGTCTGCGCTCGCCGAACCAGAGTCAGTCGATTTCCTCATTAAAAAGGAGATCGACGCTAATTTCATTATTGGCCCCTTCGACGCTCCCCCTTTTCCTGCATTTCGGATCAGCCCCATTGGCATAGCGACTCGTAAATTCTCTGGAAAAAAGCGCCTCATTTTCGATCTCTCGTCACCACACGGCTCTACCTTCCCTAGCATTAATAGCCTCATTCCGATCGAGGAATTTTCCCTGCACTATCATAACATCGATCAAgccatcactttaataaaacatgccgGTCGTGGCGCTTGGCTAGCAAAAGTCGACATCACATCAGCATTTAAAGTCATGCCAATCCACCCAGACTTCTGGCACCTTTTCGGCATTCGATGGCGCAAtaaattttacttttctgtcCGTCTCACCTTTGGCTGCAGAAGCAGCCCAAAAATTTTCGACATGTTGTCGGAGGCAATTTGCTGGATTCTCTCTAACAATTATGCAATTCCCTACCTTATCCACCTACTGGATGACTTTTTAATCATCTCGTCTCCCGACTCGTTTCCGGCTGCACATCTAGCAAAAGTCCAACAGGTTTTCAAAAATCTCGGCGTTCCCCTCGCCCCAGACAAAACTTCAGGTCCCAGCACGTCCATCGAATTTCTCGGAATTAAATTAGACTCGCTTAAATTCCAGGCTTCTCTGCCGAAAGAGAAAATCGATAGAACGATCTTGATCGCGTCCTCCCTATTATCAAATCCCCGCTGCTCAAAACGCGAGCTTCTGTCTGTTCTCGGCCATCTAAATTTCGCGATGAGAATAATCCCGCAAGGTCGCCCGTTCGTTTCACACCTCCTCTCTCTCGCGTCATCCGCACACGCTTTAGAGGACTCGTTATCCATATCCAGCTCCTGCCTCGACGAGCTGAGCCTATGGATAAAATTCCTCAGACAATGGAACGGCTTGTCATTTTTCTACAGTGACATGGCCTCTTCCCCCGTCGATATTCGCCTATTCACAGACGCCGCCCCTTCCGTCGGTTTCGGAGGCTTTTACCAAGGCCGTTGGTTCGCGTCCACCTGGCCCCCCCAGGTTTTAGAGATCCCTTATGCTTTAGCATCCTCAGCTCTCTTTGAGCTATATCCACTGGTCGTCGCAGCATCCCTATGGGGAAAAGAGTGGTCAGCTTCCAGCATAATCGTGCACTGTGACAACGAGGCAACTgttcattgtattaacaaaggcCGCTCCCACTCCCCCGCCATAATGCCGTTCCTCAGACGCCTCATCTGGATCTCAGCCTGTGACCAATTCATTCTAACTGCCAAACACATTCCCGGATCAAAAAATCAGATTGCTGACGCCCTTTCTCGTTTTGCCTTCCAGAAGTTCAGGCTGCTGGCACCCGAAGCAGATCCTTTGCCAACACCGGTACCTCCCTATTCGGAGCTGATATTCCAGTTAACCACCCCCTAA